In one window of Gossypium arboreum isolate Shixiya-1 chromosome 4, ASM2569848v2, whole genome shotgun sequence DNA:
- the LOC108457955 gene encoding uncharacterized protein LOC108457955 isoform X1, with the protein MDSMRFLYSKGVLSCSSDAPPITTFLESLPGSYTTTRTHENGTTLLFWERHLKRLSNSTRILLNSNPELIFKTNKKSPLLFSPFPVTALKWESRIRSLVSNSLSQVLPIALKERSKGEELAVTALVSGDIEKLKAMKNVGGGGDDDDDKGVFQVLDLHLHIGSYIPPVFGIEESGAHLALVGHGRDLADAKYSDWVRLRKPLEKLRPPSVTELLLSNDGDRILEGCITNFFVICQRDKSEAEGKYLDGYNNVYSVEVQTAPVSDGVLPGVIRQLVIEVCHSKGIPVCEVAPSWEKHRLWEEAFVTNSLRVLQHVETIKVPQPWESLKSKCFEGISWIEKKFEQGPGIITKVIQKEIMERASTESHPLNESI; encoded by the exons ATGGACAGCATGAGATTTCTCTACAGCAAGGGCGTCCTTTCTTGCTCCTCCGATGCTCCTCCCATCACTACTTTCCTTGAATCCCTTCCAG GATCTTACACAACAACTAGAACGCATGAAAATGGAACAACCCTTTTGTTTTGGGAGAGACATTTAAAAAGATTGTCGAATTCTACAAGAATTCTACTAAATTCAAACCCAGAACTCATATTCAAGACGAACAAGAAAAGCCCATTGTTATTTTCTCCTTTTCCTGTCACTGCATTGAAATGGGAGTCAAGGATTCGGTCATTGGTTAGTAATTCATTGAGTCAAGTTTTACCCATTGCTCTCAAGGAGAGGTCTAAAGGGGAGGAGTTGGCGGTTACTGCTCTTGTTTCTGGGGATATCGAGAAGCTGAAGGCAATGAAGAATGTTGGTGGTggtggtgatgatgatgatgataaaggAGTTTTTCAGGTTCTTGATCTTCATTTGCATATAGGGAGTTATATTCCTCCTGTGTTTGGGATAGAAGAAAGTGGAGCACATTTGGCTTTGGTGGGTCACGGAAGGGATCTTGCCGATGCTAAGTATTCAGATTGGGTAAG GTTAAGGAAGCCATTGGAGAAATTGAGGCCTCCTTCAGTGACTGAGCTCTTGTTGTCTAACGATGGTGATCGAATACTTGAAGGCTGCATTACAAACTTCTTTGTCATATGCCAAAGG GATAAGAGTGAAGCAGAGGGGAAATACCTGGATGGCTACAATAATGTGTATTCCGTTGAAGTACAGACGGCGCCTGTTTCCGATGGTGTTCTTCCCGGTGTTATTCGGCAACTGGTAATTGA AGTATGCCATAGCAAAGGCATCCCAGTTTGTGAAGTTGCACCATCATGGGAAAAACATCGACTTTGGGAAGAGGCATTTGTTACCA ATAGCTTGAGAGTTCTACAGCACGTGGAGACTATTAAAGTTCCTCAGCCATGGGAATCTCTCAAATCAAAATGTTTCGAAGGAATATCATGGATTGAGAAAAAGTTTGAG CAGGGTCCCGGGATTATCACAAAAGTCATCCAG AAAGAGATCATGGAGAGAGCCAGCACGGAAAGCCACCCATTAAATGAATCCATATAA
- the LOC108457955 gene encoding uncharacterized protein LOC108457955 isoform X2 — MDSMRFLYSKGVLSCSSDAPPITTFLESLPGSYTTTRTHENGTTLLFWERHLKRLSNSTRILLNSNPELIFKTNKKSPLLFSPFPVTALKWESRIRSLVSNSLSQVLPIALKERSKGEELAVTALVSGDIEKLKAMKNVGGGGDDDDDKGVFQVLDLHLHIGSYIPPVFGIEESGAHLALVGHGRDLADAKYSDWVRLRKPLEKLRPPSVTELLLSNDGDRILEGCITNFFVICQRDKSEAEGKYLDGYNNVYSVEVQTAPVSDGVLPGVIRQLVIEVCHSKGIPVCEVAPSWEKHRLWEEAFVTNSLRVLQHVETIKVPQPWESLKSKCFEGISWIEKKFEGPGIITKVIQKEIMERASTESHPLNESI; from the exons ATGGACAGCATGAGATTTCTCTACAGCAAGGGCGTCCTTTCTTGCTCCTCCGATGCTCCTCCCATCACTACTTTCCTTGAATCCCTTCCAG GATCTTACACAACAACTAGAACGCATGAAAATGGAACAACCCTTTTGTTTTGGGAGAGACATTTAAAAAGATTGTCGAATTCTACAAGAATTCTACTAAATTCAAACCCAGAACTCATATTCAAGACGAACAAGAAAAGCCCATTGTTATTTTCTCCTTTTCCTGTCACTGCATTGAAATGGGAGTCAAGGATTCGGTCATTGGTTAGTAATTCATTGAGTCAAGTTTTACCCATTGCTCTCAAGGAGAGGTCTAAAGGGGAGGAGTTGGCGGTTACTGCTCTTGTTTCTGGGGATATCGAGAAGCTGAAGGCAATGAAGAATGTTGGTGGTggtggtgatgatgatgatgataaaggAGTTTTTCAGGTTCTTGATCTTCATTTGCATATAGGGAGTTATATTCCTCCTGTGTTTGGGATAGAAGAAAGTGGAGCACATTTGGCTTTGGTGGGTCACGGAAGGGATCTTGCCGATGCTAAGTATTCAGATTGGGTAAG GTTAAGGAAGCCATTGGAGAAATTGAGGCCTCCTTCAGTGACTGAGCTCTTGTTGTCTAACGATGGTGATCGAATACTTGAAGGCTGCATTACAAACTTCTTTGTCATATGCCAAAGG GATAAGAGTGAAGCAGAGGGGAAATACCTGGATGGCTACAATAATGTGTATTCCGTTGAAGTACAGACGGCGCCTGTTTCCGATGGTGTTCTTCCCGGTGTTATTCGGCAACTGGTAATTGA AGTATGCCATAGCAAAGGCATCCCAGTTTGTGAAGTTGCACCATCATGGGAAAAACATCGACTTTGGGAAGAGGCATTTGTTACCA ATAGCTTGAGAGTTCTACAGCACGTGGAGACTATTAAAGTTCCTCAGCCATGGGAATCTCTCAAATCAAAATGTTTCGAAGGAATATCATGGATTGAGAAAAAGTTTGAG GGTCCCGGGATTATCACAAAAGTCATCCAG AAAGAGATCATGGAGAGAGCCAGCACGGAAAGCCACCCATTAAATGAATCCATATAA
- the LOC108457955 gene encoding uncharacterized protein LOC108457955 isoform X3, translated as MDSMRFLYSKGVLSCSSDAPPITTFLESLPGSYTTTRTHENGTTLLFWERHLKRLSNSTRILLNSNPELIFKTNKKSPLLFSPFPVTALKWESRIRSLVSNSLSQVLPIALKERSKGEELAVTALVSGDIEKLKAMKNVGGGGDDDDDKGVFQVLDLHLHIGSYIPPVFGIEESGAHLALVGHGRDLADAKYSDWVRLRKPLEKLRPPSVTELLLSNDGDRILEGCITNFFVICQRDKSEAEGKYLDGYNNVYSVEVQTAPVSDGVLPGVIRQLVIEVCHSKGIPVCEVAPSWEKHRLWEEAFVTNSLRVLQHVETIKVPQPWESLKSKCFEGISWIEKKFEQGPGIITKVIQCRKRSWREPARKATH; from the exons ATGGACAGCATGAGATTTCTCTACAGCAAGGGCGTCCTTTCTTGCTCCTCCGATGCTCCTCCCATCACTACTTTCCTTGAATCCCTTCCAG GATCTTACACAACAACTAGAACGCATGAAAATGGAACAACCCTTTTGTTTTGGGAGAGACATTTAAAAAGATTGTCGAATTCTACAAGAATTCTACTAAATTCAAACCCAGAACTCATATTCAAGACGAACAAGAAAAGCCCATTGTTATTTTCTCCTTTTCCTGTCACTGCATTGAAATGGGAGTCAAGGATTCGGTCATTGGTTAGTAATTCATTGAGTCAAGTTTTACCCATTGCTCTCAAGGAGAGGTCTAAAGGGGAGGAGTTGGCGGTTACTGCTCTTGTTTCTGGGGATATCGAGAAGCTGAAGGCAATGAAGAATGTTGGTGGTggtggtgatgatgatgatgataaaggAGTTTTTCAGGTTCTTGATCTTCATTTGCATATAGGGAGTTATATTCCTCCTGTGTTTGGGATAGAAGAAAGTGGAGCACATTTGGCTTTGGTGGGTCACGGAAGGGATCTTGCCGATGCTAAGTATTCAGATTGGGTAAG GTTAAGGAAGCCATTGGAGAAATTGAGGCCTCCTTCAGTGACTGAGCTCTTGTTGTCTAACGATGGTGATCGAATACTTGAAGGCTGCATTACAAACTTCTTTGTCATATGCCAAAGG GATAAGAGTGAAGCAGAGGGGAAATACCTGGATGGCTACAATAATGTGTATTCCGTTGAAGTACAGACGGCGCCTGTTTCCGATGGTGTTCTTCCCGGTGTTATTCGGCAACTGGTAATTGA AGTATGCCATAGCAAAGGCATCCCAGTTTGTGAAGTTGCACCATCATGGGAAAAACATCGACTTTGGGAAGAGGCATTTGTTACCA ATAGCTTGAGAGTTCTACAGCACGTGGAGACTATTAAAGTTCCTCAGCCATGGGAATCTCTCAAATCAAAATGTTTCGAAGGAATATCATGGATTGAGAAAAAGTTTGAG CAGGGTCCCGGGATTATCACAAAAGTCATCCAG TGTAGAAAGAGATCATGGAGAGAGCCAGCACGGAAAGCCACCCATTAA
- the LOC108457955 gene encoding uncharacterized protein LOC108457955 isoform X4: protein MDSMRFLYSKGVLSCSSDAPPITTFLESLPGSYTTTRTHENGTTLLFWERHLKRLSNSTRILLNSNPELIFKTNKKSPLLFSPFPVTALKWESRIRSLVSNSLSQVLPIALKERSKGEELAVTALVSGDIEKLKAMKNVGGGGDDDDDKGVFQVLDLHLHIGSYIPPVFGIEESGAHLALVGHGRDLADAKYSDWVRLRKPLEKLRPPSVTELLLSNDGDRILEGCITNFFVICQRDKSEAEGKYLDGYNNVYSVEVQTAPVSDGVLPGVIRQLVIEVCHSKGIPVCEVAPSWEKHRLWEEAFVTNSLRVLQHVETIKVPQPWESLKSKCFEGISWIEKKFEGPGIITKVIQCRKRSWREPARKATH, encoded by the exons ATGGACAGCATGAGATTTCTCTACAGCAAGGGCGTCCTTTCTTGCTCCTCCGATGCTCCTCCCATCACTACTTTCCTTGAATCCCTTCCAG GATCTTACACAACAACTAGAACGCATGAAAATGGAACAACCCTTTTGTTTTGGGAGAGACATTTAAAAAGATTGTCGAATTCTACAAGAATTCTACTAAATTCAAACCCAGAACTCATATTCAAGACGAACAAGAAAAGCCCATTGTTATTTTCTCCTTTTCCTGTCACTGCATTGAAATGGGAGTCAAGGATTCGGTCATTGGTTAGTAATTCATTGAGTCAAGTTTTACCCATTGCTCTCAAGGAGAGGTCTAAAGGGGAGGAGTTGGCGGTTACTGCTCTTGTTTCTGGGGATATCGAGAAGCTGAAGGCAATGAAGAATGTTGGTGGTggtggtgatgatgatgatgataaaggAGTTTTTCAGGTTCTTGATCTTCATTTGCATATAGGGAGTTATATTCCTCCTGTGTTTGGGATAGAAGAAAGTGGAGCACATTTGGCTTTGGTGGGTCACGGAAGGGATCTTGCCGATGCTAAGTATTCAGATTGGGTAAG GTTAAGGAAGCCATTGGAGAAATTGAGGCCTCCTTCAGTGACTGAGCTCTTGTTGTCTAACGATGGTGATCGAATACTTGAAGGCTGCATTACAAACTTCTTTGTCATATGCCAAAGG GATAAGAGTGAAGCAGAGGGGAAATACCTGGATGGCTACAATAATGTGTATTCCGTTGAAGTACAGACGGCGCCTGTTTCCGATGGTGTTCTTCCCGGTGTTATTCGGCAACTGGTAATTGA AGTATGCCATAGCAAAGGCATCCCAGTTTGTGAAGTTGCACCATCATGGGAAAAACATCGACTTTGGGAAGAGGCATTTGTTACCA ATAGCTTGAGAGTTCTACAGCACGTGGAGACTATTAAAGTTCCTCAGCCATGGGAATCTCTCAAATCAAAATGTTTCGAAGGAATATCATGGATTGAGAAAAAGTTTGAG GGTCCCGGGATTATCACAAAAGTCATCCAG TGTAGAAAGAGATCATGGAGAGAGCCAGCACGGAAAGCCACCCATTAA